A stretch of the Rhinoderma darwinii isolate aRhiDar2 chromosome 3, aRhiDar2.hap1, whole genome shotgun sequence genome encodes the following:
- the IFRD1 gene encoding interferon-related developmental regulator 1 isoform X1: MSHCSSYSDAASFAEDAGTEVDEEAAQEDFEFKLKGFMELTMDKSAKTRQAALEGLKNGLSSKILYDFILERRITLTDSIERCLKKGKAEEQRVAAALACLLCSQLGSGLESEEVFKTLAPVLKNIISDRSANMPARQACATYLGLCCFIATDDIEDLYMTMECMENLFTKQYLSEGGTDNASALHIQALLSWALLLTICHSSEVKKKIDIHLHKLPQLLSCSDVNMRIAAGETLALLFELAREADADFYYEDLEPLTETLKALATDSNKHRAKVDRRKQRSVFRDVLRAVEGVEFQAEVIRFGRERMHIDCWVKRLTYGIFKELFGSGMQFHLMQNGFLRSIFELGPPLLLDAATLKAMKVSRDERHMNNSAAFKARTKARSKLRDKRADVGEFF; the protein is encoded by the exons ATGAGTCACTGCAGTAGCTATAGTGATGCTGCCAGCTTTGCTGAGGATG CCGGAACGGAAGTTGATGAAGAGGCAGCTCAGGAAGATTTTGAGTTCAAATTGAAGGGATTCATGGAACTTACAATGGACAAGAG TGCAAAGACAAGGCAAGCTGCTCTTGAAGGACTGAAGAATGGGTTGTCATCAAAAATACTATACGATTTCATTCTAGAAAGAAGGATAACACTCACAGATAGTATTGAACGTTGTTTGAAAAAGG GTAAAGCTGAGGAGCAGcgtgtggctgcagctctggcctGCCTCCTCTGCAGTCAGCTTGGCTCTGGATTGGAAAGCGAAGAAGTCTTCAAAACTTTAGCTCCGGTCTTAAAAAACATCATTTCTGACAGGAGTGCAAACATGCCAGCTCGTCAAGCT TGTGCAACTTATTTGGGCCTCTGCTGCTTCATTGCTACGGATGACATTGAG GATTTGTACATGACGATGGAGTGTATGGAAAATCTCTTTACCAAGCAGTATCTCTCAGAAGGTGGAACTGATAATGCCTCGGCACTTCACATCCAGGCTCTGCTGTCATGGGCTCTTTTGCTGACCATTTGTCATAGCAGTGAAGTGAAGAAAAAAATTGACAT ACACCTACATAAACTTCCGCAACTGCTGTCCTGTAGCGATGTGAACATGAGAATTGCAGCTGGGGAGACACTGGCTCTCTTGTTTGAACTAGCGCGAGAAGCAGATGCT GACTTTTATTATGAAGATCTTGAGCCTTTAACTGAAACTTTAAAAGCTTTGGCCACGGACAGCAACAAGCACAGAGCCAAAGTAGATCGGAGGAAACAGCGATCGGTTTTTCGAGATGTGCTTAGAGCTGTAGAG GGTGTTGAATTCCAAGCGGAGGTGATTCGATTTGGGAGAGAACGCATGCACATTGACTGCTGGGTAAAGCGACTCACGTATGGGATATTCAAGGAACTGTTTGGTTCTGGGATGCAGTTTCATCTCATG cAAAATGGATTTCTTCGTAGTATTTTTGAACTTGGTCCACCATTGCTCTTGGATGCAGCAACTCTTAAAGCAATGAAAGTTTCCCGTGATGAAAGG CACATGAACAACTCTGCTGCATTCAAAGCTCGTACAAAGGCTAGGAGCAAATTGCGTGACAAGAGAGCAGATGTTGGAGAGTTCTTCTGA
- the IFRD1 gene encoding interferon-related developmental regulator 1 isoform X2 — protein MPKSKKRSSRPAGGRQKTIQPFSDDDSSVETMSHCSSYSDAASFAEDAGTEVDEEAAQEDFEFKLKGFMELTMDKSAKTRQAALEGLKNGLSSKILYDFILERRITLTDSIERCLKKGKAEEQRVAAALACLLCSQLGSGLESEEVFKTLAPVLKNIISDRSANMPARQACATYLGLCCFIATDDIEDLYMTMECMENLFTKQYLSEGGTDNASALHIQALLSWALLLTICHSSEVKKKIDIHLHKLPQLLSCSDVNMRIAAGETLALLFELAREADADFYYEDLEPLTETLKALATDSNKHRAKVDRRKQRSVFRDVLRAVEGVEFQAEVIRFGRERMHIDCWVKRLTYGIFKELFGSGMQFHLMQNGFLRSIFELGPPLLLDAATLKAMKVSRDERHMNNSAAFKARTKARSKLRDKRADVGEFF, from the exons CATTTAGTGATGATGATTCCTCAGTTGAAACAATGAGTCACTGCAGTAGCTATAGTGATGCTGCCAGCTTTGCTGAGGATG CCGGAACGGAAGTTGATGAAGAGGCAGCTCAGGAAGATTTTGAGTTCAAATTGAAGGGATTCATGGAACTTACAATGGACAAGAG TGCAAAGACAAGGCAAGCTGCTCTTGAAGGACTGAAGAATGGGTTGTCATCAAAAATACTATACGATTTCATTCTAGAAAGAAGGATAACACTCACAGATAGTATTGAACGTTGTTTGAAAAAGG GTAAAGCTGAGGAGCAGcgtgtggctgcagctctggcctGCCTCCTCTGCAGTCAGCTTGGCTCTGGATTGGAAAGCGAAGAAGTCTTCAAAACTTTAGCTCCGGTCTTAAAAAACATCATTTCTGACAGGAGTGCAAACATGCCAGCTCGTCAAGCT TGTGCAACTTATTTGGGCCTCTGCTGCTTCATTGCTACGGATGACATTGAG GATTTGTACATGACGATGGAGTGTATGGAAAATCTCTTTACCAAGCAGTATCTCTCAGAAGGTGGAACTGATAATGCCTCGGCACTTCACATCCAGGCTCTGCTGTCATGGGCTCTTTTGCTGACCATTTGTCATAGCAGTGAAGTGAAGAAAAAAATTGACAT ACACCTACATAAACTTCCGCAACTGCTGTCCTGTAGCGATGTGAACATGAGAATTGCAGCTGGGGAGACACTGGCTCTCTTGTTTGAACTAGCGCGAGAAGCAGATGCT GACTTTTATTATGAAGATCTTGAGCCTTTAACTGAAACTTTAAAAGCTTTGGCCACGGACAGCAACAAGCACAGAGCCAAAGTAGATCGGAGGAAACAGCGATCGGTTTTTCGAGATGTGCTTAGAGCTGTAGAG GGTGTTGAATTCCAAGCGGAGGTGATTCGATTTGGGAGAGAACGCATGCACATTGACTGCTGGGTAAAGCGACTCACGTATGGGATATTCAAGGAACTGTTTGGTTCTGGGATGCAGTTTCATCTCATG cAAAATGGATTTCTTCGTAGTATTTTTGAACTTGGTCCACCATTGCTCTTGGATGCAGCAACTCTTAAAGCAATGAAAGTTTCCCGTGATGAAAGG CACATGAACAACTCTGCTGCATTCAAAGCTCGTACAAAGGCTAGGAGCAAATTGCGTGACAAGAGAGCAGATGTTGGAGAGTTCTTCTGA